The Polaribacter tangerinus genome has a segment encoding these proteins:
- a CDS encoding lysylphosphatidylglycerol synthase transmembrane domain-containing protein: MPLLIGGFLVWYSIADISLEILANYFKEANYGFVFLGLLFGILSHLSRAYRWKFMLAPLGYTPKFGNSVLAVLVGYLVNLAIPRAGEISRATVMTNYEKIPFEKGFGTIVAERIADLVMMLLILAITLFVQFDFIYNLLSKNFNPTKIGIGIVFLIIGFLIFTNFVKKANSGFLLKIKTFVIGLIEGITSIFRMENKWPFIFHTLFIWLMYIAMFWATIPAINNLTVPFGGVLIGFIAGGFAIAATNGGIGLYPIAVASALALFDISEEMATAFGWIMWTAQTVMVIVFGGLAFLILPIYNKK; this comes from the coding sequence CAATTATTTTAAAGAAGCAAATTACGGATTCGTCTTTTTAGGACTGCTTTTTGGTATATTAAGTCATTTATCGAGAGCCTACAGATGGAAATTTATGCTTGCTCCGTTGGGGTATACTCCAAAATTTGGCAATAGCGTTTTAGCAGTTTTAGTAGGCTATTTAGTAAACCTAGCGATACCAAGAGCAGGAGAAATTTCTAGAGCAACAGTAATGACAAATTATGAGAAAATTCCTTTCGAAAAAGGATTCGGAACTATTGTTGCAGAACGAATTGCCGACCTTGTAATGATGCTCTTGATTTTGGCAATTACACTTTTTGTTCAGTTCGATTTTATATATAACCTTTTATCGAAAAACTTTAATCCAACAAAAATTGGTATTGGAATAGTTTTTTTAATAATTGGTTTTTTAATATTTACCAATTTTGTTAAAAAAGCAAACAGTGGATTTCTACTAAAAATTAAAACTTTTGTAATAGGATTAATAGAAGGTATTACAAGTATTTTTAGAATGGAAAATAAATGGCCTTTTATTTTTCATACCCTTTTTATTTGGTTAATGTATATTGCTATGTTTTGGGCAACAATACCAGCCATTAATAATTTAACAGTGCCTTTTGGTGGGGTTTTAATAGGTTTTATTGCGGGTGGGTTTGCAATTGCTGCTACTAATGGCGGCATTGGTTTGTATCCAATTGCTGTGGCAAGCGCCTTAGCATTATTCGATATTTCTGAAGAAATGGCCACCGCTTTTGGGTGGATTATGTGGACTGCGCAAACAGTAATGGTTATAGTATTTGGTGGCTTGGCCTTTTTAATACTCCCTATTTACAACAAGAAATAA
- a CDS encoding polyprenol monophosphomannose synthase — MSEALVIIPTYNEKENIAAIIKAVFNQDKAFDILVVDDNSPDGTALIVEKLMVTFPEKLFLEKRKGKNGLGTAYIHGFKWALSREYEYIIEMDADFSHNPADLVRLYDACSTGNGDVSVGSRYLNNKVNVVNWDIKRLLLSYFASKYVRFITRIPLYDTTAGFVCWKRKVLETINLEQIKFVGYAFQIEMKFKAWKHQFKIKEVSVVFTDRNLGVSKMSGNIISEALFGVIKMKLNGLPKNK; from the coding sequence ATGTCAGAAGCGTTAGTAATTATCCCCACATACAACGAAAAGGAAAATATTGCGGCTATTATAAAAGCTGTTTTTAATCAAGACAAAGCATTTGATATTTTAGTAGTTGATGACAATTCTCCTGATGGTACCGCTTTGATAGTTGAAAAACTAATGGTTACATTTCCTGAAAAATTATTTTTAGAAAAAAGGAAAGGTAAAAACGGATTAGGTACTGCGTATATTCATGGTTTTAAGTGGGCACTATCGAGAGAGTATGAATATATTATTGAAATGGATGCAGATTTTTCTCACAACCCAGCAGATTTAGTGCGCTTATACGATGCTTGTAGTACTGGAAATGGTGATGTTTCTGTGGGTTCTAGATACCTAAACAACAAAGTAAATGTTGTAAATTGGGATATTAAAAGACTTTTACTTTCTTACTTTGCCTCTAAATACGTTCGCTTTATTACAAGAATACCTCTGTATGACACCACCGCAGGATTTGTTTGCTGGAAACGTAAAGTTTTAGAAACCATAAATTTAGAACAAATTAAATTTGTAGGTTATGCTTTTCAAATAGAAATGAAATTTAAGGCATGGAAACATCAATTTAAAATAAAAGAAGTTTCTGTAGTTTTTACAGACCGAAACTTAGGGGTTTCTAAAATGAGTGGAAATATTATTTCTGAAGCCTTATTCGGAGTTATAAAAATGAAATTAAACGGATTACCAAAAAATAAATAA
- a CDS encoding uroporphyrinogen-III synthase: MKVKTILVSQPAPKTETSPYFDLSDKQKVKIDFRSFIHVEGIPVKEVRAEKIDLKDFSAIILTSRNAVDFFFKIAEEMRFKVPDDMKYFCQSEAVAYYLQKYVVYRKRKIYVGNRTFPDLTKLIKKHKTENFLLPSSDKLKPLIPEELDKLGVKWQRLDLYRTVVSDLSDLENVFYDILVFFSPSGIESLLQNFPDFKQNNTRIAAFGNSTVKAVTDAGLRCDIEAPTPETPSMTMALEKYIKSVNKK; encoded by the coding sequence ATGAAAGTGAAAACGATTTTAGTATCGCAACCTGCACCCAAGACAGAAACTTCCCCCTATTTTGATTTGTCTGATAAACAAAAAGTAAAGATTGATTTTCGGTCTTTTATACATGTAGAAGGAATTCCTGTAAAGGAAGTTCGTGCAGAAAAAATTGATCTAAAAGATTTTTCTGCTATTATTTTAACAAGTAGAAATGCCGTTGACTTCTTCTTTAAAATTGCAGAAGAAATGCGTTTTAAGGTACCAGACGATATGAAATATTTTTGTCAGTCTGAAGCTGTTGCCTATTATTTGCAAAAATATGTGGTGTATAGAAAGCGTAAAATTTATGTAGGAAATAGAACTTTTCCAGATCTTACCAAGCTTATAAAAAAGCATAAAACTGAAAACTTTTTACTTCCATCTTCAGATAAATTAAAACCATTAATTCCAGAAGAATTGGACAAGTTAGGTGTTAAATGGCAGCGTTTAGACTTGTACAGAACTGTGGTAAGTGATTTGTCTGATTTAGAAAATGTGTTTTATGACATATTAGTTTTCTTTAGTCCGTCGGGAATAGAATCTTTACTTCAAAATTTTCCAGATTTTAAACAAAATAATACTAGAATTGCTGCCTTCGGAAACTCTACCGTCAAAGCAGTTACTGATGCCGGTTTAAGATGCGATATAGAGGCGCCTACTCCAGAAACTCCTTCTATGACTATGGCTCTAGAAAAATATATCAAATCAGTTAATAAAAAATAA
- a CDS encoding dihydroorotase produces the protein MSTFLIKNAKIVTENKTFKGDVLIENNFIKKVATAITAPENTTVINANGNYLIPGFIDDQVHFREPGLTHKATIATESKAAVAGGITTFIEMPNTVPQATTQQLLEEKFKIAAKDSYANYSFMFGGTNDNLEELLKTDPKKVAGIKLFLGSSTGNMLVDNQEVLEKIFSSTKMIISVHCEDEATIRENTAKFKEKYGENIPIKYHPIIRSEEACYISSSKAIELAKKTGARLHVFHLSTAKETQLFRNDIPLEEKQITAEVCIHHLWFNDRDYDTKGTHIKWNPAVKTEQDRLGLWEALLDDRIDVLATDHAPHTLAEKNNNYLNAPSGGPLVQHAVIALLEKVKEGVISIEKLVEKMSHNPAKLFQIEKRGFIKEGFYADLVLIDTNKPQTVSKENLLYKCGWSPFEGTTFSSTITHTFVNGHLVYNDGTFNETVKGKRITFNR, from the coding sequence ATGAGTACTTTCTTAATAAAAAATGCTAAAATAGTTACCGAAAACAAGACTTTTAAAGGAGATGTTTTAATCGAAAATAATTTTATAAAGAAAGTTGCAACTGCCATTACTGCACCTGAAAACACTACTGTTATAAATGCCAATGGCAACTATCTAATACCCGGTTTTATAGATGATCAGGTACATTTTAGAGAACCCGGTCTTACACACAAAGCAACTATTGCCACAGAGAGTAAAGCGGCTGTTGCTGGAGGAATTACCACGTTTATAGAAATGCCAAACACTGTGCCACAAGCAACTACACAACAGTTGTTAGAAGAAAAATTTAAAATTGCAGCGAAAGATTCGTACGCAAATTACTCTTTTATGTTTGGTGGCACAAATGATAATTTAGAAGAATTGCTAAAGACCGATCCAAAGAAAGTAGCAGGAATTAAGCTTTTCTTGGGCTCATCTACCGGAAATATGTTGGTCGATAACCAAGAAGTTTTAGAAAAAATATTTTCATCTACAAAAATGATTATCTCTGTGCATTGTGAAGATGAAGCCACAATTCGAGAGAATACTGCGAAATTTAAAGAAAAGTACGGAGAAAATATTCCTATAAAATACCATCCTATTATTAGAAGTGAAGAGGCATGTTACATATCTTCCTCTAAAGCCATAGAACTGGCAAAAAAAACAGGGGCGAGATTGCATGTTTTTCATTTATCTACTGCCAAGGAAACTCAGTTGTTTAGAAATGATATTCCGTTAGAAGAAAAACAAATTACTGCAGAGGTTTGTATACATCACCTGTGGTTTAACGATCGAGATTATGATACAAAAGGAACGCATATTAAATGGAATCCAGCTGTAAAAACAGAACAAGATAGACTTGGTTTGTGGGAAGCTCTTTTAGATGACAGAATAGATGTTTTAGCTACCGATCATGCGCCTCATACGTTGGCTGAAAAAAATAACAATTACTTAAATGCTCCTAGTGGCGGACCTCTTGTACAACATGCCGTTATTGCCCTGTTGGAAAAAGTAAAAGAAGGTGTTATTTCTATTGAAAAATTAGTAGAAAAAATGAGCCATAATCCTGCAAAATTATTTCAAATTGAAAAAAGAGGCTTTATAAAAGAAGGTTTTTATGCCGATTTAGTTTTAATAGATACCAATAAGCCACAAACTGTTTCTAAAGAAAACTTACTATATAAATGTGGTTGGTCTCCATTTGAAGGTACCACATTTTCATCTACCATAACCCATACATTTGTAAACGGCCACCTAGTATATAATGACGGTACTTTTAATGAAACAGTAAAAGGAAAACGTATTACATTTAATAGATAA
- the tyrS gene encoding tyrosine--tRNA ligase, producing MTNFVEELRWRGLLHDIMPDTESYLLENKTAGYIGFDPTADSLHIGSLVQIFILKHFQNAGHRPIALIGGATGMVGDPSGKSAERNLLDEETLAKNIAGVRENLERFLDFDATADNKAELVNNYDWMKDISLIDFVRDTGKHITVNYMMAKDSVKKRLSSESSVGMSFTEFTYQLFQGYDFYHLYKEKNCMLQMGGSDQWGNITTGTELIRRKAQGKAYAITVPLVTKADGTKFGKTEGGNVWLNANRTSPYKFYQYWLNSSDEDAENFIKKFTFLDKETIENLIIAHKESPHLRLLQKKLGEEVTTLTHGKDAYENALKASNILFGKSTASDLKSIDEQTFLDVFDGVPQANVSITDVENGLDMIGALAAKTNFLSSNGEARRALKENAISVNKEKVKENFTITKTDLIANKYVLLQRGKKTYYLLVVQ from the coding sequence ATGACAAATTTTGTTGAAGAATTACGCTGGCGAGGATTATTACATGATATTATGCCAGATACAGAATCTTATTTATTAGAAAATAAAACCGCAGGTTATATTGGTTTCGACCCAACTGCAGATTCTTTGCATATTGGTAGTTTAGTACAAATTTTTATACTTAAACATTTTCAAAATGCTGGCCACAGACCCATTGCTTTAATTGGTGGTGCTACAGGAATGGTGGGTGATCCTTCTGGAAAATCTGCAGAACGTAATTTATTAGATGAAGAAACATTAGCAAAAAATATTGCGGGTGTTCGAGAAAACTTAGAACGCTTTTTAGACTTTGATGCTACTGCAGATAATAAGGCAGAACTAGTAAATAATTACGATTGGATGAAAGATATTTCTCTAATAGATTTTGTTCGAGACACCGGAAAACATATTACCGTAAATTATATGATGGCAAAAGATTCTGTAAAAAAACGATTAAGTTCAGAATCTTCTGTAGGAATGAGTTTTACAGAATTTACCTATCAATTATTTCAGGGTTATGACTTTTACCACCTATACAAAGAAAAAAACTGTATGTTGCAAATGGGAGGTTCAGACCAATGGGGTAATATTACTACAGGTACAGAATTGATAAGAAGAAAAGCACAAGGAAAAGCATATGCCATTACTGTACCTCTGGTAACCAAAGCAGATGGCACGAAATTTGGTAAAACAGAAGGCGGTAATGTTTGGTTAAATGCTAACAGAACTTCTCCGTACAAGTTTTACCAATATTGGTTAAATTCTTCGGATGAAGATGCAGAAAATTTTATTAAAAAATTTACTTTTCTTGATAAAGAAACTATAGAAAATCTAATAATAGCCCATAAAGAGAGTCCACATTTACGATTATTACAAAAAAAATTGGGCGAAGAAGTTACCACTCTAACACATGGTAAAGATGCCTACGAAAATGCTTTAAAAGCATCTAATATTCTTTTTGGAAAATCTACAGCATCTGATTTAAAATCTATAGATGAACAAACTTTTTTAGATGTTTTTGACGGTGTGCCTCAGGCTAATGTTAGTATTACTGATGTAGAAAACGGCTTAGATATGATTGGTGCTTTAGCAGCAAAAACTAACTTTTTATCCTCTAATGGTGAAGCTAGAAGAGCACTAAAAGAAAATGCTATTTCTGTAAACAAAGAAAAAGTAAAAGAAAATTTTACCATTACTAAAACAGATTTAATTGCCAATAAATATGTATTGTTACAACGTGGTAAAAAAACATATTACTTGCTAGTAGTTCAGTAA
- a CDS encoding YHS domain-containing (seleno)protein: MKKLLVLLLISSSVFSQKNYNLKKGFIAEGYDLVAYFSNKAVEGNKKFTTNYNGVKLKFSSEKNLKLFKENPNKYFPQFGGYCAYAIGKNGDKVSINPKTFEVRNGKLYLFYNSWGTNTYKLWKKEGPEQLQKQAVINWQKIVEN; encoded by the coding sequence ATTATTGCTAATTTCTAGCAGCGTCTTTTCACAAAAAAATTATAATTTAAAAAAAGGATTTATTGCAGAAGGTTACGATCTAGTTGCCTATTTTTCGAATAAAGCAGTAGAAGGAAATAAAAAATTTACAACCAATTATAATGGTGTAAAATTAAAGTTTTCATCAGAAAAAAATTTAAAGTTATTTAAAGAAAACCCTAATAAATATTTCCCTCAGTTTGGTGGATATTGTGCATATGCTATTGGTAAAAATGGCGATAAGGTTAGTATTAACCCCAAAACTTTTGAAGTTAGAAATGGTAAATTGTATTTGTTTTACAATTCTTGGGGTACAAATACTTATAAATTATGGAAGAAAGAAGGTCCTGAACAACTTCAAAAACAAGCAGTTATTAACTGGCAAAAAATAGTTGAAAATTAA
- the radA gene encoding DNA repair protein RadA produces MAKTKTTFFCQNCGTQHAKWVGQCGACKEWNTIVEEIIQKEEKRVWKQSTSAKQHINKPLKIADIVLNPEERIITNNKELDTVLGGGLVKGSVTLLGGEPGIGKSTLLLQVALNISQKVLYVSGEESQSQIKMRAERLDDKNSNCLILTETNTQQIFKNIEETAPEVLVIDSIQTLHTNNIEASPGSISQIRETSAELIKFAKETATPVLLIGHINKEGNIAGPKILEHMVDVVLQFEGDRNHTYRILRSQKNRFGSTSELGIYEMLSNGLREISNPSEILISKKDADLSGTAIASTLEGIRPLMIEIQSLVSTAVYGTPQRSTTGYNLKRLNMILAVLEKRAGFKLGAKDVFLNITGGINVDDPAIDLAVVAAILSSNQDIAINPNVCFAAEVGLAGEIRPVSKIDQRILEAEKLGYKTFVASKYNKISAKNLAIKLVLVGKIEEAFATLFA; encoded by the coding sequence ATGGCTAAAACTAAAACGACTTTTTTCTGTCAGAACTGTGGTACTCAACATGCAAAATGGGTAGGACAATGTGGCGCTTGTAAAGAATGGAATACTATCGTTGAAGAAATTATTCAAAAAGAAGAAAAAAGAGTTTGGAAACAGTCTACCTCTGCAAAACAGCATATAAACAAACCTCTTAAAATTGCAGATATTGTTCTTAATCCAGAAGAGAGAATTATAACTAATAATAAAGAATTAGACACTGTTTTAGGTGGTGGCTTAGTAAAAGGTTCTGTTACCCTTTTGGGAGGTGAGCCAGGTATTGGAAAATCTACATTATTGCTTCAAGTAGCCCTAAATATTAGTCAGAAAGTTTTGTATGTTTCTGGAGAGGAAAGTCAGTCTCAAATAAAAATGAGAGCCGAAAGATTAGACGATAAAAACTCTAATTGTTTAATACTTACAGAAACAAATACACAGCAAATTTTTAAAAATATTGAAGAAACAGCTCCAGAAGTTTTAGTTATAGACTCTATACAAACACTCCATACAAATAACATCGAGGCTTCTCCTGGAAGCATTTCTCAAATTAGAGAAACAAGTGCAGAATTGATAAAATTTGCTAAAGAAACGGCAACTCCTGTTTTATTAATTGGTCATATTAATAAAGAAGGTAACATTGCTGGACCAAAAATTTTAGAACATATGGTAGATGTAGTTTTACAGTTTGAAGGAGATAGAAATCATACCTATAGAATTTTAAGAAGTCAGAAAAACCGATTCGGTTCAACATCTGAACTAGGTATTTACGAAATGTTATCTAACGGACTAAGAGAAATTTCTAATCCTTCTGAAATATTAATTTCTAAGAAGGATGCCGATTTAAGTGGAACGGCTATTGCCTCTACTTTAGAAGGGATAAGACCTCTAATGATAGAAATTCAATCTTTAGTTTCTACCGCAGTTTATGGGACTCCGCAACGCTCTACAACAGGTTATAATTTAAAACGGTTAAATATGATATTGGCAGTTTTAGAAAAAAGAGCAGGTTTTAAATTGGGTGCAAAAGATGTTTTTTTAAATATTACTGGTGGTATAAATGTAGATGATCCTGCGATAGATTTGGCTGTAGTTGCAGCTATTTTATCTTCAAACCAAGATATTGCCATTAATCCAAACGTATGCTTTGCTGCAGAAGTAGGTTTGGCAGGTGAAATAAGACCGGTTTCTAAAATTGACCAACGAATACTAGAGGCCGAAAAACTAGGTTATAAAACTTTTGTAGCCTCTAAATACAACAAAATAAGTGCTAAAAATTTAGCTATTAAATTAGTACTAGTAGGTAAAATTGAAGAGGCTTTTGCTACATTATTTGCTTAA
- a CDS encoding NAD-dependent epimerase/dehydratase family protein, with protein sequence MILVTGGTGLVGAHLLYYLTKQNEHIRAIYRTEEKITAVKKIFSQDKDASLLFSKIEWFKADITEVPAMIPAFVGITKVYHCAAFISFDPKDYKEMRKVNIHGSAIIANLAIDAKVEKICFVSSIAAVGDALKTDLITEENEWNKEADNSGYSITKFGAEMEMWRASQENVAVVIVNPGVILGSGFFKSGSGKLFSQIHKGLKYYTEGVTGFVGVNDVVKAMYLLMNSSIENERFIVVSENKSYKEIFFAIADGLGKKRPSIKIKPWVTSLLWRVAMVTSFFTKKTPILSKYSAQSAHSVSKYSSQKIEEQLSFKFESIDNVIKEICRKW encoded by the coding sequence ATGATTTTAGTTACAGGAGGAACAGGTTTGGTAGGTGCTCATTTGTTATACTATTTAACAAAGCAAAATGAACATATTCGGGCTATTTATAGAACTGAAGAAAAGATTACTGCCGTAAAAAAAATCTTTTCTCAAGACAAAGATGCCTCATTATTATTCTCTAAAATAGAGTGGTTTAAAGCAGATATTACAGAGGTTCCTGCTATGATTCCTGCTTTTGTTGGTATTACAAAAGTGTACCATTGTGCTGCTTTTATTTCTTTTGATCCGAAAGATTACAAAGAAATGAGAAAAGTAAATATTCATGGTTCTGCTATTATTGCAAACTTGGCAATAGATGCCAAAGTAGAAAAAATTTGTTTTGTAAGTTCTATTGCTGCTGTTGGCGATGCGTTAAAAACGGATTTAATTACCGAAGAAAATGAATGGAATAAAGAGGCAGATAATAGTGGATATTCGATTACTAAATTTGGTGCAGAGATGGAAATGTGGCGCGCCAGTCAAGAAAACGTTGCTGTAGTCATAGTAAATCCTGGTGTAATTTTAGGCAGTGGCTTTTTTAAATCAGGTTCTGGTAAATTGTTTAGTCAAATACATAAAGGCTTGAAATATTATACTGAAGGCGTTACTGGTTTTGTAGGGGTAAATGATGTGGTTAAAGCAATGTATTTATTAATGAATTCTTCTATTGAAAATGAACGATTTATTGTAGTTTCCGAGAACAAATCTTACAAAGAAATATTTTTTGCCATTGCAGACGGTTTGGGAAAAAAAAGACCTTCTATAAAAATAAAACCTTGGGTTACTTCTTTGCTTTGGAGGGTTGCTATGGTAACTTCTTTTTTTACAAAAAAAACTCCTATACTATCAAAATATTCTGCACAAAGTGCTCATTCAGTTTCTAAATATTCATCTCAAAAAATAGAAGAGCAATTGTCTTTTAAGTTTGAAAGCATAGACAATGTAATAAAAGAAATTTGTAGAAAATGGTAA
- a CDS encoding DUF4296 domain-containing protein has translation MKKELFFLLTFVLLYSCTSNTIFEKPKDLIPKDTMQMLLQEMVIASSAKYIKTKNQQKNINYMPFVYEKYKIDSTRFNSSNFYYMSKIDLYQEILEASKNSLEKRNKVFKREKLVLDSIRKDSVDKARVEIKRLDSLKRIQILDSLKRIKK, from the coding sequence ATGAAAAAAGAGCTATTTTTTTTACTCACCTTTGTACTATTATATTCTTGTACGAGCAATACTATTTTCGAAAAACCAAAAGATTTAATACCTAAAGATACAATGCAAATGCTGTTACAAGAAATGGTAATAGCTTCTAGCGCAAAATATATTAAAACTAAAAATCAGCAAAAAAATATTAATTATATGCCTTTTGTTTATGAAAAGTATAAAATTGATAGTACGCGTTTTAACAGTAGTAACTTTTACTATATGTCTAAAATTGATTTGTATCAAGAAATTCTAGAAGCTAGTAAAAATAGCTTAGAAAAAAGAAATAAAGTTTTTAAAAGAGAAAAATTGGTGTTAGACTCAATTAGAAAAGACTCTGTAGATAAAGCTAGGGTCGAAATAAAAAGACTAGATAGTTTAAAAAGGATACAAATATTAGACAGTTTAAAAAGAATTAAAAAATAA
- a CDS encoding DUF4271 domain-containing protein → MINTNWTTILIVVLIGIIVVLKSTDAERLKGFFFAFFTKSFIEKEVEEERTYFRFFNALLFLFSISVLSLVLLLFLANTNYNFTFDKGCYFKILLVVFLYFLFKSLIELAISKLFFIQKDVQFYLVSKAAYFYALCFWLFILFTITFFSKLSPFVLYFCTVFLFFVRFILQVFHNKKLIFSKLFYFILYICTLEIAPLLILFKLML, encoded by the coding sequence ATGATAAATACAAACTGGACAACTATTTTGATAGTAGTACTAATTGGTATTATTGTTGTTTTAAAATCTACAGATGCCGAAAGGTTAAAAGGATTTTTTTTCGCCTTTTTTACAAAAAGCTTCATTGAAAAAGAAGTCGAAGAAGAGCGAACTTATTTTCGATTTTTTAACGCTTTACTTTTTCTTTTTTCTATAAGTGTATTATCACTTGTACTGTTGTTGTTTTTAGCCAATACCAATTATAATTTTACTTTTGATAAGGGTTGTTATTTTAAAATACTATTGGTTGTTTTTTTATACTTTTTGTTTAAAAGTTTGATAGAATTAGCCATTTCTAAGCTTTTTTTTATTCAGAAAGACGTCCAATTTTACTTGGTTTCTAAAGCAGCCTATTTTTATGCTCTATGTTTTTGGCTTTTTATTCTCTTTACAATTACTTTTTTCAGTAAACTAAGTCCTTTTGTACTATACTTTTGTACCGTGTTTTTATTTTTTGTAAGATTTATTTTACAGGTATTCCATAACAAAAAGCTGATTTTTAGTAAGTTGTTTTATTTTATTTTGTACATTTGCACCCTTGAAATAGCACCGCTATTAATACTGTTTAAATTGATGCTTTAA